Sequence from the Segatella copri genome:
ACAAGACGTTTCCAGAAGAGGCTCTATATGAGCTTCGTCAATTGGCACGCCACCGGGAAATGCTTGTAGAACAGCGTAAGCAGCTAATAACAGCCGACAAGAGCGAGGATTGTCGTCCTATCAGAAGTCTTACCGTCAAGCGAAGCATGGACCGCATCAAAGAGATGTTGGACACGGAAATTGCAGAGACGGAAAAAGAAATGTTGAAAGTCATAAATGGACATGAGAGCATTCGCCACAACTATGAGCTTGTTAAAAGTGTCGATGGAGTTGGGCTGATTACCGCAGTAGAACTATTGGTAAAAACAGAGAATTTCACAAAAATAACTACAGCGCGCCAATATGCTGCTTATGCAGGAACTGCGCCATACGAAAAATCATCGGGGAAAATGGACAAGGGAGCACATATATCCAAGATTGGTAATAGACGGTCAAAGACCTTGTTGTACATCTGCGCAGAAAGCGCCAGATTGCACAACAAGGAGATTAAACTGTATTACGAGAGACGTACTTTAATAGATAAAAAGCCGCGTCATTATGTACTAAATGCCATAGCAAACAAGTTGCTAAGGATCATATTCACCCTCGTGGAAAAAGGTGAATACTATGACGCAAACTTCATTAGGCAAGACCCAAGGGTCGTTAAATATAATTAACGTTAAAAAATACGCTCAAAGCTTGCTCAATTAGAGTAAAACAGGGCGTATTGGCTACATCCTTAAAACCCAGGGCGTTGCCCTGGGCTAGGAGCTTCTGCCCTTTCTATTATATTTGCACTTGGAAAAATAAAGAGGTAAAAATCTTTATATCTGCAAACTTTTGTTAACTTTGCAGAAAATTAGATAAGTACAATAAAAAAAGAAGAATACTCCATATCCAGCGTTAACCCTGTGCCCTTTCTAGCATAGTAAAGGCTTAGCCCTGTTTGGGGAACTGGATATTTTCTGAGCAGAAGCTTGAGAGTAAATTAGCCTGCTTGTGTAGAACAAGACAGGACTCGTAGTATAGTTGTAGCCGCTCAGAACGGAGCACCCTTCTTATTAAAAACTTTATTCAATATGCAAATATACGGAATAGATTTGGCAAAAGAGAAATTTGACGTAAGTTTTTTCGACTTGACATCAAAAAAAGTATCAAACCACCCTTCACATAAGGTTGTAAAGAACAATTTTAAGAGTATCGGAAGGTTTTTAGAAACCCTTCCAAGCGATGCTGTATTGGTTGCTGAGCATACCGGAGTTTATGGTGATACTCTCTTGAAGTGCTGCATGGATAGCAATGTGAAGATTGCCTTTGTGGGTGGATATGTCATCCATAGATACAGAGCTACCCCTGACCGTGCCAAGACGGATGTCCTGGATTGTGCACTGCTCAGAGATTTTGGAGAGAGATATCCTGATAAGCTGAAATACAAGACGTTTCCAGAAGAGGCTCTATATGAGCTTCGTCAATTGGCACGCCACCGGGAAATGCTTGTAGAACAGCGTAAGCAGCTAATAACAGCCGACAAGAGCGAGGATTGTCGTCCTATCAGAAGTCTTACCGTCAAGCGAAGCATGGACCGCATCAAAGAGATGTTGGACACGGAAATTGCAGAGACGGAAAAAGAAATGTTGAAAGTCATAAATGGACATGAGAGCATTCGCCACAACTATGAGCTTGTTAAAAGTGTCGATGGAGTTGGGCTGATTACCGCAGTAGAACTATTGGTAAAAACAGAGAATTTCACAAAAATAACTACAGCGCGCCAATATGCTGCTTATGCAGGAACTGCGCCATACGAAAAATCATCGGGGAAAATGGACAAGGGAGCACATATATCCAAGATTGGTAATAGACGGTCAAAGACCTTGTTGTACATCTGCGCAGAAAGCGCCAGATTGCACAACAAGGAGATTAAACTGTATTACGAGAGACGTACTTTAATAGATAAAAAGCCGCGTCATTATGTACTAAATGCCATAGCAAACAAGTTGCTAAGGATCATATTCACCCTCGTGGAAAAAGGTGAATACTATGACGCAAACTTCATTAGGCAAGACCCAAGGGTCGTTAAATATAATTAACGTTAAAAAATACGCTCAAAGCTTGCTCAATTAGAGTAAAACAGGGCGTGTGGCGTCAAGCAAATACATGATTAATGAGGAAGGAATGCACGTGATTCGGGACAAGGATGCACGTGATTCGGGACAACTATTGTTTTTCAGAGAAAAATGTTGTATCTTTGCACTGTGTTAGAAGAAAGGCTGCACTCGGCAAAGTTCAAGCAAGCTTGACTTTGCTCTCGTTTGCACTTTCTTTGCATTGTCGTTCAAAGATAGGCTGAATTAACCACTAAAAAAAACTGATTGTTGAACCATTAAAAAAAAGAAAGGAAAAAGAAAATGAAAAAGGAAGTTTGGAAAACTATCTTGCAGGTGATTATCGCCGTACTTACTGCCGTAGGCACTACGCTCGGCGTTACCAGCTGCATGTAAACTGATTTGTTTAACCATTAAAAAAACGATTTGAATTATGGGTATTAAAGTAAAAGCAATTGAGCGCAACGTAGCGTTCGAAAAAGGTAAGCAAAAGTGGGCATTCGTGATGCAGGCTGAACTCTACAGCCAGCTCAACGCCACGAAGGTGATAGAAGAAGCTGCCGTTCGCAGCGGATTGCCTAAGGCGGTAATCAACGCCGGATGGTCGGCCATCGGCGAAGTGATTGCTGCATGGGCCACCGAGGGCCACAGCGTGGCTGTGCCAGGACTGGGCAGCCTCCGATTCGGTCTTAACTCTACCGCCGTAGAGGATGTGAACAAGGTGAGCGCCAACCTCATCACCCGCCGATACATCATCTTCGTGCCTAACACCGACATCAAGAAGGAACTCGAAGAGACTTCCGTCAACATCACCTGCTACGACCGAAACGGCAAGGTGGTGAAGCAGGTTACCTCTACCGATACGCCTCCTACTACCCCATCCGGAGGCGATAATCCATCCGGAGGCGATAATCCATCCGGAGGCGACACCCCATCGGGCGGCGATTCTACTGGCGGAACCGGAAGCGAAACCGGCGGCGATGGACTTGAATAAAAGGTGCTGAGCCTGAAAAAGTAAAACCCTCCCCAGGTCTTAAAAAGTCCTAGGGAGGGTAAACTTTGTCTGGCAGTTAAATTGTTTACGCAATGTACCATACCAGACGCCCGAATACAACATGCTAACCCACACATTTCCCCAAGGAATCAGCATGTCGTTAACAATCCTTTGTGCCTCAAATAAATAATACTTTTTTTCAAACTAAATCAACAGCCTAGCCTCACGGCTAAAACGTATATAATGTTCTTTATCTTATTTCAAAACATGATGGTAACATATTCTGCAGCGATATCAACCAGCTTCTTGCGACGGGCTACACCTATTATATAATGAGCCTCCTTCGCCGAACAGTGGAAGTATTTCTTCACAGCTGTTACCAGTTCTTCCTTGCGTATCGAGCCTATACCCTTAGGATAAGCCTTGCGGATAGCCTTCTCGATGTCCGCCATCTTATATTCATGGTGGCGCTTGTGGAAGTACTGCGATACGATGATAGATAGAACTATCACGAGCAGGATGATGATAAATACTACAGACTTGTTCATTTCATTATCTCCTTATTTATTAGACATATCAGATTCGCTGAATCACCCTTCCGGGTTCTCCAGGTTTTCTGCATCACCGATAGCCGTTATCGGTAAATCCACTGCAAATATAGCATTTTTTCTTGAAACAACAACATTTTTCGGCATTTTTTTCACTATTTCTGCAAAAAAACTTGCTAAATACAAAAAAAACACGTATTTTTGCAAGAAAATAATCCTTAAGACAGAAAGATAATGCAAGAAACTGTAAAGAAAGTATTGAATGGCGATTTTAATCGCAAGAAAGCATTGCTGTTCCTCATAACGGCTCTGCTTACCGTTATCGTCTGGAACCTGCCCATCGATAGCTTCGGCATCGATGGACTCACCATCGTGCAGCAGCGCGTCATCGCCATCTTCGTCATGGCCGTGATGCTTTGGCTCACCGAGGCCATACCGGCATGGGCTACCAGCGTAGTGATCATCTTCGTGCTGCTGTTCTTCGTCAGCGACTCCGCCTTCAAGATTATGCAAGGCTCGGAGGCAGAGATGGGCAAGCTGCTCGACTATCAGGGTGTGATGGCGTGCTTCGCCGACCCTACCATCATCCTCTTCCTGGGCGGTTTCGTACTCGCCATAGCCGCTACCAAGAGCGGACTCGACGTGATGATGGCGAAGGCCCTGATTGCGCCATTCGGCAAGCGTTCTGAGAACGTGCTGCTGGGTTTCATGCTCATCACCGGCATCTTCTCGATGTTCATCTCAAATACAGCCACCGCCGCCATGATGCTCACCTTCCTCACACCGGTGTTCAAATCATTGCCACCTTCGGGCAAGGGTCGCGTGGCGCTCACCATGGCCATTCCTATCGGAGCCAACCTGGGCGGTATGGGAACCCCTATCGGAACCCCTCCTAACGCCTTCGCCTTCAAGGTATTGAACGACCCTGCAGGACTCAACCTGGGTCTCAGCTTCGGTGACTGGATGCTCATCATGGCCCCTATGGTGCTCATCATGCTCCTGATGGCATGGGTCATCATCCGCAAGATGTTCCCGTTCTCTGCCAAGACCATCGAGCTCAACATCGAGGGCAACATGCAGC
This genomic interval carries:
- a CDS encoding IS110 family transposase, whose protein sequence is MQIYGIDLAKEKFDVSFFDLTSKKVSNHPSHKVVKNNFKSIGRFLETLPSDAVLVAEHTGVYGDTLLKCCMDSNVKIAFVGGYVIHRYRATPDRAKTDVLDCALLRDFGERYPDKLKYKTFPEEALYELRQLARHREMLVEQRKQLITADKSEDCRPIRSLTVKRSMDRIKEMLDTEIAETEKEMLKVINGHESIRHNYELVKSVDGVGLITAVELLVKTENFTKITTARQYAAYAGTAPYEKSSGKMDKGAHISKIGNRRSKTLLYICAESARLHNKEIKLYYERRTLIDKKPRHYVLNAIANKLLRIIFTLVEKGEYYDANFIRQDPRVVKYN
- a CDS encoding IS110 family transposase, whose protein sequence is MQIYGIDLAKEKFDVSFFDLTSKKVSNHPSHKVVKNNFKSIGRFLETLPSDAVLVAEHTGVYGDTLLKCCMDSNVKIAFVGGYVIHRYRATPDRAKTDVLDCALLRDFGERYPDKLKYKTFPEEALYELRQLARHREMLVEQRKQLITADKSEDCRPIRSLTVKRSMDRIKEMLDTEIAETEKEMLKVINGHESIRHNYELVKSVDGVGLITAVELLVKTENFTKITTARQYAAYAGTAPYEKSSGKMDKGAHISKIGNRRSKTLLYICAESARLHNKEIKLYYERRTLIDKKPRHYVLNAIANKLLRIIFTLVEKGEYYDANFIRQDPRVVKYN
- a CDS encoding DNA-binding protein, with protein sequence MGIKVKAIERNVAFEKGKQKWAFVMQAELYSQLNATKVIEEAAVRSGLPKAVINAGWSAIGEVIAAWATEGHSVAVPGLGSLRFGLNSTAVEDVNKVSANLITRRYIIFVPNTDIKKELEETSVNITCYDRNGKVVKQVTSTDTPPTTPSGGDNPSGGDNPSGGDTPSGGDSTGGTGSETGGDGLE
- a CDS encoding smalltalk protein; the encoded protein is MKKEVWKTILQVIIAVLTAVGTTLGVTSCM
- a CDS encoding SLC13 family permease → MQETVKKVLNGDFNRKKALLFLITALLTVIVWNLPIDSFGIDGLTIVQQRVIAIFVMAVMLWLTEAIPAWATSVVIIFVLLFFVSDSAFKIMQGSEAEMGKLLDYQGVMACFADPTIILFLGGFVLAIAATKSGLDVMMAKALIAPFGKRSENVLLGFMLITGIFSMFISNTATAAMMLTFLTPVFKSLPPSGKGRVALTMAIPIGANLGGMGTPIGTPPNAFAFKVLNDPAGLNLGLSFGDWMLIMAPMVLIMLLMAWVIIRKMFPFSAKTIELNIEGNMQHNWRTTVVAVTFLATIVLWVFGKQLGINANTVAMLPIAVFALTGVVTAKDLKEIDWAVIWMVAGGFALGLAMNGTGLAEAAVKSIPFTEFNPLVIMIVSGLVCFILSNFISNTATAALLIPILTVVCTGMGDKLNTIGGTSTILIGVAVSASCAMSLPISTPPNAIAYSTGLIQQTDMVKAGLTVGILSMIVGYAVLITFCKMGVL